The region agcccttcctcttagcttcgaaacggtatctcgctcaccttgatccgacactcctagcctaactttcgaccaaaacggtttaagatggccgatttggccgtcccgtttgccgttccgcgcgcgcgcgtgtgcccctttttgccgttttcgcacttgcgcgtgccaattttgccgttttgcttgttttacgtGTGTGAGTagctgtttgtgatatattgtgacacaatcttcgatttcagacggtggtgaactaggcggagccggtggggcccactactagccaaccaacgaagtgatttccgcttttggtactacttttgtatttggagtaagtattcaggccgcttttgtatgttagttgcttatgtgtttcgatatgtatgaagaggtacttagacgagggtgtactttatcgcactcgctctaaaccctaatttgcacacatatttgACATGGCTTatgtatataagcaattttggaactaaaacccttgagctggtggctcagggtgacttttgaataattttgtgaattttgtgagtttgaggttgaactcaatacctagatggactattcgagccggttagggcttggtcgaagtcagtccaacttggtttgaggtcaccaagtttgtgaacccggttcgctgagtatgtgaaccaattttgtgacccgagcttgtgactcaagctcaagtttgtgatttcgttcgcctgggcaagtttgtgaggtgactggccagtgagggtgataaggtgttcggtgggtgtacaagtggagttctacggaccttatgtatggtcgacggagtgtcgacaggaggtcacgcatggcaacgacttggctttggagccacctgtatccttattatgtgatgttacttttctgcttttgctttactcttattgagtAACTGTGGTTACGTgacatttacgcttttgcccctgtttacttactaagcatatagcttaccccgttccttttgttttccttagcaggggccgacacGGGGACTTATGGGCACTTACACTAGTATTGGTTTgtcatagttggacaattaggatgtttgtttttattgtggtggtttgtataaggaccctccttagggtctaccttttagtTTTGATTGTAATTATAAGGGTgtaatagtttgagcaggtactatggagaatgtaattataaccttTTGGgatttgtatatagtatgtaaggtactcttttggattttctggtttttatcgctttaaggtttgagtcctggcgcgagctaggcaggcggcccgccgatacccttgggttcgcccttgggagaagtggggtcgtcacagaattggactttgctcaaaacatgaaagttgtaggtattgatgattttgtagttcctgcaaaatttcagggcatttggagtagtatagagtgagttatgccgtttttactgttgctatttttggtgaacagaatgtccgaactgcgatagtaattgtctgttttgactggaattggtttggattatgttgttggtgtcttctgttGAGATGTagctggatatcttagctatcatatgcctttggaatttcggcatttggacctgtatagactgagttatgttcattacagttttgtgtgttttgcaaacctgttttggtaatgctGTCTTAGTTTTTgtcacatttgacctagttgtgctaggatttggactgagaggccttcttcagtgttgtagccctgtttcatagcttcgaaacggtgggtcttacactcccatccgataaccgtagtgaatttgacgccattaccgcataataagggcaaaacagtttttctattcggggccaagactaatgctacttctaatttctggtttgttatCATGTTCAGTTATGTATGTGAAACTCtattgggttgtgattggcgttgttttatgactcgttatcgagtctcattgtatgtgttacatgttttaggacgtgacggtagctcacgacgtcttggtgatcgtggtgcatGAAACACCACCTACTTggttggtgagtatactactcacttaaatgttacaatgtggctttgttatatgTGAGTTTGATGCCTTGAGGGCTTCTTTGGTtattggaagtgattgaggtgaaggtgtacttgaccgccctcaccccttgtgattccatgtATGGCTATTGATTGTTTTACAGAATTACTGCACTGGATATATGACatactgaattccattcatggaaactgatttggtgtcattGGGGTgaatgtccaatggctttactgtatcactgagctcaaccccgtgtggtagtcaattggatcgagccggcgagggcttggtcgtgaaaattgtcatgccacggggactgtactgtggaatcttatggtaatgagacctttggttccggtatactcgagtattaccaaaatgactgaatggagtgcgggcccggttggggtatgatagttggacggttggatgtaagtgatgtctacggatggttactcttaaacattgacggagggtcaatgaggttggatcaagaaataagcgtggaaatgggctcttgagagccgtctgtatcctttcactgatttgATTTACTTCTTATTTGCATACTTGCATTGAACGGTTATTCTTATATGATTTTAGATGCTTTGGTGGTGgtaactcactgagctttagctcacacccttccatttgttttccttacaggaaaataatcacttttgggaagctcatacttgttggttgccaaattgagccatgtttATGTCCATTTTGATAGctcttgcatgaaaccctattgtgtattgggtttatcttttgaatggcaaaccgaatatgtgtataccttatgtatagcttttgacatgccaatgtgttgtaaatgttgaattttagAGTTTGgatgtttggttgatgtttggatgaacttcggaacGATTcagctttcaaacggcaaaagaaaaatttttgacggaagggcactggactgaatccggccaggaatccggccagaaactggccggattgtcggccggattgcttgggaaattttgaatccgtgaacttgctcactggacagtatccggccaagaatccggccgctaatccggccagattccggccggattctactgtccaggccactattcagcattttcgttttttttatattttgttattttgatacttgtggcttgtccgagcacGTTTTTGCATTCCCAAAATGTTTTAGAACGCGTGTAACtgctccgtagtcctggcgagagctgggcaggcagtccgctaacccctttggttcgccttaggggaaggtggggctgttacaaaaTCCGCATTACATTAAATTACAAGAAACACTTACATGAACACACCAATATCAACGAACAGGGGCTGTAGTGGGGCAGACTCTTCTAGTTGCCGCGAGACCTAATTTTTGAAGTCAATGACTCAAATGGTTGGGTCAATTTGTTCGAGCTTTCAGCTGTAGGAATTTCGACAACTGTGGTTGACAAAATTCAGAATCAACGGAAGACCAATACTTGCCCAATTCAAATTAGTGGCTTTGTCCAAATCTTACTTAACCGAATTCAGTTAAGATCCTAGGGTTATGATATATATGCAACAGGAGAAAGTGCAGGGTCACAAAGACATACGAGGGGAAAAAAACATAGAAATCGAAATCATATGGAAGGGAATTTTACCCTTTCTCTGTAATAGTGATGGCGTAGAGCTTTTGATTTCTGCGTATATTTGAGAGAGAGATGGTGAAAAAAATTGACAAACTCTTATCCGGTTGCATACATGCAGATGTGGGTTTTGGATGAGGCGAAGAATTCGGTCTAggttagttttgtttttttccttttcggaTTTGTAAAGATAACCCCTTTCCTGCTTTTGGGGGTCTTATCGATACCTTTTTTACAAGGCGTCGATATGTGGATTGTGCTAGTGAAACTATCTTTTATGGGTTTTAGATTAAAACTACTGTCATTTTTATGTAAAAAGTTGAGGAACCGTTGTGAAATTTTGCGAGCACAAATTGAACATTTGCCGCCTTATTACCGCACTTTCTCCTTGTGCCACAGTAAAAGCGTTTGCAAAAAGCCCGGTTTTCTTGTAGTGGCTCGAATGGGGCGTACAACTCTTTAATTCATAAGTTAGTAGTTTAGTGCAGCCCATTGAGTTTCTCACTGAAAGTAAGGCAATAGGTCTTCCTCCTTGGTTCAAAACAACAGCTCCAGACTCCAATTACCTGAAGCATCACAATCAATTTTCAAATGTTCTTAGAAAAGTCAGGTGAAAGCCCCAAGGGTACAGGTGCATGTGTAGGTTTGCTGCTTTAAGCGCGAAGGGCTTGTTCTTCTGAGAATCTCCCCAATGGAAGTTCTCATTCTTCTTGTCAACTCGGTCAAGGGTGCAGCATAGTGCTAAAGTCCCTCGCGAATCTCCGTATAGAAACCCGCAAGTTCATGGAAGCTTTGAATAATCACCCACGGACCGTGGGATGTCGGCCACTCTGAATAGTTGCACCTTGATTCATCACCTTCATTCCCTCGCACTCTATTAAACAAACCCCAGGAAACACAAGCTCGTTTAGTGCAAAATTGCACTTCTTGGATTGGCATAGAGCTTCTCGCTTGAAGAATACATCCATAACGAGCCCTAATATTGCTCTAGATGCTCATCGATAAGACTTGCCTATAAATtaagatatcatcaaagtaaactacCACAAATTTTCCTAAGAATGGACGCAGAACATgattcattaacctcatgaaggtactaggtgcattagttagccCAAaaggtgtgagaacccgtaacttttccattttctaggttttattatcattaatggcatgttttctgcattttcttgattaggaaaatttctagataatttgtatgagtaaatagaggttttaggtgatttttctagtatcgaataggttttgagaaattaagagcgtataccggacgtgggacccactaggacgaaaagttcagaaaaattcggccaactaggttaagttatggatactgggtttaaattaccgggtgttgtgagataattagaggttgctatgtggattgatgtgagagggaacaaagggatagagatgcattaatagAGTGACAAGCGTCACTTGGACATTGGTGGCactttttgactactattcacacttttaccatttggttaaaataactcaaaattgaccaaaaattcactcaaaatttgctcttcatagccggccctctcctccaagaaagaaagaaagaaaactcttcaaatcctTGCCTccatcttgctcaaattcaactaatcaaccacttaatcttgcttttgttccatagaaacctttaagtgagtgattgtgaggtgtttggtggagttgtttggaaagctaaggtgacaagttgctctctctcttgtgttgctaaggtaagttgagaaggacccctctcctccctctaatgatgcttaaatcatgattggtggtagtataagatgcacttttatggattatatcttgattccgattgaagtgatgaagttttataatttttggggatttttctgttttcatatgaatatgattatgtggttatgtatgatgattggaaatggtatttaaggaagctagaaggtggaaaaagtggtaaattgcaagcaatttctgttttggaagaaaaattggaaagttagggttctttgAATTACCTTCTGCCTGGTTTTGTAtctcatagctagaggccgaattggccttgggttaaaacatgaaagttgtaggtaatgatattttagaggttcctacaaaatttcaggtcaatcggagtagcgtagcttgagaaaagatagaattacccttgctgccctggttttacccgaaattgagaattgcttctgtaatgggttattttggttgggaatgcttccgaattggttgttgaggtcttctgattaaatgtatccctgtttcttagctttcatatggctttggaatttctggatttggacttaggtaggctgatttatgatgtttgcactagaatgcgttctgtgaatctgtttttgcggttctggtgtagtagattgcatttttgacctggttacactcgaaaatgggttgagtgaccttctgtaatattgtatccctatctcttagcttcgaaatggtgggtcttggaccttcatccgataatcgtagtgcctttggtgccattaccgcaaaatgacgtcaaaaactgtttttttcagggttaaagctagttccatttccggatttttctggtttcctctattgcttgtgtgtggttatggaaccctattttgggaatatttggcattggtttatgactcgttatcgagtctcattgtacttgtttgcgtgttttagggcgtgacggtggttcacgacgttcctttgacggaagtgcgtgaaatatcactttcgagcttggtgagtgtactactcacttgtgtgttactatatggctttgatacttgaacttgatgagttaaatgtttattataccattgatattgattgaagtgagggtgtactttatcactctcacttatttctcatgttattggaatgttacatgaaataaaagtacatgacttggtgtcgtttggacgagtatccaacgaccatgattgttatcattgagctcaaccccattggtagttgattgaatcgagccggcgaggccttggtcgtgacaattaatgagccttggggaaagttatatggaatcttgtagtatgcgagactctcgattccggtatactcgagtaataccatagtgcaagtgtttggagttcgggcccggtaggggtatgttgggtggaaggaatggaagtaaagtggagtctacggttggttacttttaaacattgacggagagtcaatgagatccgatcaagaatgcaaacgaggaaaagggctcttgagagccgcccgtatccttttatcatcattattgatgtTTGTCTTTATTTACCtttgatgaattggactgaaaagcttgatgtatctatgaacttggttgcttgagtagtattatctcactgggcaattagctcaccctattccttttgttttccttacaggaaaataaatacttttggactgcaattgataattggttgccgaattgagctagttggacataccttttgtatagctcatttattgaaaccctaaatgtacttttgggaccgtttctcttttgatttggcaaaccgtacttgtatcctcttttgaatcactttggtatgccgctttggattgtatctgctaaatttcaacatgtaaatatttgcttgatgtttggttgaggtttcgacgggtcggttactattcatggccgactccggttttattttttttattttgacattttgacttgtttacgcgcgtttgtaagttccggatcgtaGCTcgctctataccgaaccgttagtcctggcgagagttgggcaggcagtccgctaacccctttggttcgccttaagggaaggtggggctgtcacaaaaggcattactaaccactcatacaatccatacttagtcttgaaggcagttttccattcatccccctccttaatcctaatttgatggtacccacttttgagatcaattttggtaaagaacacagccccatgtaactcatcaagcatgtcatctaagCGAGGTATAGGGTGGCTATAATTTACCGTGATGGCATTTACGGCTCTACAATCGGTGCACATTCTCCACGTACCATCTTTCTTGGGCACCAGAATGACTGGAACAGCACACGGGTTTAAACTCTCACGTGCCCATCGTTTGCCAAGCAACTCGTCCACTTGCCTTTGCAACTCCTTAGTCTCCTCCGGGTTGCTCTTGTAAGCTGGGCGATTTGGCAATGAAGCTCCAGGGATGAagtcaatttgatgttcaatgccCCTAAGTGGTGGCAATCCACTTGGCACGTCCTCGGGGAAGACATCAACGTACTCCTGTAAAAGAGACTTAACCTCGAGAGGTATATCAGTATCAAGTTCATGCACATTCAGAGCTACTTCCTTGCTAACAAGCATAAGAAGTGGCTGCTCATCTCTCATtaacttcctcactttcttggcTTTTATCAGGAGCATTTGTTTTCCCTCGATTTTTACCTCACTTGCCGAGCTATCTATAgcctttttcctctccttttttGCCTCGGCTCTCttattttcttccctttttgcACTATACTTCTCAAACTCTTGttgcaatttcaattggtcctcatgcacttgtttgGGGGAAAGGGGAGCTAGTGTGACTTTCTTACTGTTGTACAAGAAGCTATACTTATTAGTCACACCATCAAAAGTCACCTGTCTGTCAAACTGCCAAGGCCTACCTAGTATAATGTGACTAGCCTGCATAGGAACTACATCACATAATACTTCATCAGAATATTTATGGATTTGGAAGGATATAAGAACGTGCTTGGTTACTCGAACCTCCCCAGAGTTGTTGAGCCATTGGAGTTTGTAGGGTCGCGGGTGATCCCTTGTAGGCAACTTCAAGTTGTCCACCATGAGTGAACTAGCAACATTTGTGCAGCTCCCACTATCAATAATCACACTACAAAGTGCTTGGTTGACGAAGCACCTGGTGTAGAAAATGTTCTCCCGTTGAAGCTCGTCCTCCTTAACACGTGCAGTTAATGCTCTCCTTGCAACCAATGCAGTCCCAAAATGACCCTCGGGTGCACTAAACTCCTCTTCATTTGGCGATTCCCCATCACTACCTCCGTCAAGAGGTGGTATGCCGTCGTACTCGGCTTCGTCCTCACTCACGATCTCACCATTTTGCATCATAATCATAGTCCTTTGATTGGGACATTGACTAGCAATATGGCCTctaccttggcatttgaagcatcgAGTATCA is a window of Coffea eugenioides isolate CCC68of unplaced genomic scaffold, Ceug_1.0 ScVebR1_3201;HRSCAF=4372, whole genome shotgun sequence DNA encoding:
- the LOC113757657 gene encoding uncharacterized protein LOC113757657; the protein is MVFSCQNYTEVQKVQLATMEFTEYAVVWWDQIKKSRRRNGLPELIPWPELRAMMRTRFVPGRYTRDLYHRLQTLVQGNRSVDEYHKEMEILMLRADVQEDPEATMARFLSELRPDIAERVELQYYMELHELVDKAIKVEQRLKRRGTTRSNFGNTTYSTNRPFQPRNDSRPSPNAPTPKPRFEGGKVGNPSISKPPSSTPKFEEPRIQTRARDTRCFKCQGRGHIASQCPNQRTMIMMQNGEIVSEDEAEYDGIPPLDGGSDGESPNEEEFSAPEGHFGTALVARRALTARVKEDELQRENIFYTRCFVNQALCSVIIDSGSCTNVASSLMVDNLKLPTRDHPRPYKLQWLNNSGEVRVTKHVLISFQIHKYSDEVLCDVVPMQASHIILGRPWQFDRQVTFDGVTNKYSFLYNSKKVTLAPLSPKQVHEDQLKLQQEFEKYSAKREENKRAEAKKERKKAIDSSASEVKIEGKQMLLIKAKKVRKLMRDEQPLLMLVSKEVALNVHELDTDIPLEVKSLLQEYVDVFPEDVPSGLPPLRGIEHQIDFIPGASLPNRPAYKSNPEETKELQRQVDELLGKRWARESLNPCAVPVILVPKKDGTWRMCTDCRAVNAIT